One Amorphoplanes digitatis genomic window carries:
- a CDS encoding MFS transporter: MTSQASTEGPSKALRRVLIPLALAQFICSFAGSNMNVMINDMSEDLNTTVQGVQLAITIFLLVMAALMIPGGKLTDRYGRKRCLNVGLAVYGVGALISAVAPGLPVLIIGNSILEGIGTALLIPPVYILTTLLFTSVASRARAFGAISAAGGVGAAAGPLIGGLITSAISWRAAFVFQALVIVVIIVLGRRWVEDPLPADPTRPFDTGGAVLSAVGLILIVMGILATDNNIWLMLGLIAAGLLFLVWFFLSVRAKERAGREALLSTALFRNSTSNLGMITQNIQWLVLMGVSFVVSAYLQVVRGYNAIETGLIFTAATVGLLLSSLTAEIMAKRRAQRTLVLAGFVITIVGIVVFLAMVDIESRVWAFGPGLFLIGLGVGAMLTPSVNIVQSSFDEDLQGEISGLSRSVSNLGSSMGAAIAGTILVAGVTDRPGRAYALAMITLGVISLIGLLAAVRLPSTPPTPATVPRQ; the protein is encoded by the coding sequence ATGACTTCACAAGCCTCGACGGAAGGGCCGTCGAAGGCGCTGCGACGTGTCCTCATCCCCCTCGCTCTCGCCCAGTTCATCTGCAGCTTCGCCGGCTCCAACATGAACGTGATGATCAACGACATGAGCGAGGACCTGAACACGACCGTGCAGGGCGTGCAGCTCGCCATCACGATCTTCCTACTGGTCATGGCCGCGCTGATGATCCCCGGCGGCAAGCTGACCGACCGGTACGGCCGCAAGCGTTGCCTTAACGTCGGTCTCGCCGTGTACGGCGTCGGCGCCCTGATCAGCGCGGTCGCGCCCGGCCTGCCGGTGCTCATCATCGGCAACTCGATACTCGAGGGCATCGGCACGGCCCTGCTGATCCCGCCGGTCTACATCCTCACCACGCTGCTGTTCACCAGCGTCGCCTCGCGTGCCCGCGCGTTCGGCGCGATCAGCGCGGCGGGTGGCGTCGGCGCGGCCGCGGGTCCGCTGATCGGCGGCCTCATCACGTCGGCGATCAGCTGGCGGGCCGCCTTCGTCTTCCAGGCCCTGGTCATCGTGGTGATCATCGTGCTGGGCCGGCGGTGGGTCGAGGACCCGCTGCCGGCGGATCCGACGCGCCCGTTCGACACCGGCGGCGCGGTGTTGTCGGCCGTGGGCCTCATCCTCATCGTCATGGGCATCCTGGCGACGGACAACAACATCTGGCTGATGCTCGGCCTGATCGCCGCGGGCCTGCTCTTCCTGGTGTGGTTCTTCCTGTCGGTACGCGCCAAGGAACGCGCGGGCCGGGAGGCGCTGCTGTCGACGGCCCTGTTCCGCAACAGCACCTCCAACCTCGGCATGATCACGCAGAACATCCAGTGGCTGGTGCTGATGGGTGTCTCGTTCGTCGTCTCGGCCTATCTACAGGTGGTGCGCGGGTACAACGCCATCGAGACCGGCCTGATCTTCACCGCGGCGACGGTCGGCCTGCTGCTGTCGTCGCTGACGGCCGAGATCATGGCGAAGCGCCGGGCGCAGCGGACCCTCGTGCTGGCGGGCTTCGTGATCACGATCGTCGGCATCGTCGTATTCCTCGCCATGGTCGACATCGAGAGCCGCGTCTGGGCGTTCGGGCCCGGGCTCTTCCTGATCGGCCTGGGCGTCGGCGCCATGCTGACCCCGTCGGTGAACATCGTGCAGTCCAGCTTCGACGAGGACCTCCAGGGCGAGATCTCCGGGCTGTCGCGCAGCGTGTCCAATCTCGGCTCGTCAATGGGTGCCGCGATCGCCGGCACCATCCTCGTCGCCGGGGTGACGGACAGGCCGGGGCGCGCATACGCGCTCGCGATGATCACCCTGGGGGTGATCAGCCTCATCGGGCTGCTGGCCGCGGTGCGGCTACCCTCGACGCCGCCCACCCCGGCGACAGTCCCGCGCCAGTAG
- a CDS encoding alpha-amylase family glycosyl hydrolase, which yields MSAWPSAPVVYEVDTWPWLSDLHRRLGARATLADLPAEVWDELASHGADAVWLMGVWERSPAGLDIARRNEALDRAFRAALPDLAPEDVAGSPYCVRKYVVDARLGGPAGLAVARAELAHRGLRLILDYVPNHVAPDHPAVTAHPEWFVTGTARDHEAAPEAWFDAGGRVVARGRDPFFPPWPDVVQLNAFDPGLRDATVDVLDAILDQSDGVRCDMAMLLTNEVFARTWGEYAGPPPAEEFWPQVIARVRERHPDAVLIAEAYWDMEWTLQRQGFDFCYDKRLYDRLAHENADAVRKHLGAGLDYQRRLIRFIENHDEPRAAAVLPGGRDRAAAVAVATLPGATLWHDGQFDGRRVHLPVFLSRRPQEPADEALAAFYRRLLGAAGAVRRGDWRLLDCGGWPDNPSHQDLLAWAWHDELPHHLVVVNLSAGPAQARVALPWPGLRGGRWRLVDLLDDDRAYDRDGGDLADQGLYVDLPPWGRHVFRVEPA from the coding sequence ATGAGTGCCTGGCCGTCCGCACCGGTCGTCTACGAGGTCGACACCTGGCCGTGGCTCAGCGACCTGCACCGCCGCCTCGGCGCCCGGGCGACGCTCGCCGACCTACCCGCCGAGGTGTGGGACGAGCTGGCGAGCCACGGCGCGGACGCGGTGTGGCTGATGGGTGTGTGGGAACGCAGCCCGGCCGGGCTCGACATCGCCCGGCGGAACGAGGCGCTGGACCGGGCGTTCCGGGCCGCGCTGCCGGACCTGGCGCCCGAGGACGTCGCCGGCTCGCCGTACTGCGTCCGCAAGTATGTGGTCGACGCGCGCCTCGGCGGGCCGGCGGGCCTGGCCGTGGCCCGCGCGGAGCTGGCCCACCGCGGGCTGCGGCTGATCCTCGACTACGTGCCCAACCACGTCGCGCCCGACCACCCGGCCGTGACCGCGCACCCGGAGTGGTTCGTGACCGGCACGGCGCGGGACCACGAGGCCGCGCCGGAGGCCTGGTTCGACGCCGGCGGCCGGGTGGTGGCCCGCGGCCGGGACCCGTTCTTCCCGCCGTGGCCGGACGTGGTGCAGCTCAACGCGTTCGACCCCGGGCTGCGCGACGCCACCGTCGACGTGCTCGACGCCATCCTGGACCAGAGCGACGGCGTCCGGTGCGACATGGCGATGCTGCTGACCAACGAGGTGTTCGCCCGGACCTGGGGCGAGTACGCCGGGCCGCCGCCCGCCGAGGAGTTCTGGCCCCAGGTCATCGCCCGGGTGCGGGAGCGGCACCCGGACGCCGTTCTCATCGCCGAGGCGTACTGGGACATGGAGTGGACGCTCCAGCGGCAGGGCTTCGACTTCTGCTACGACAAGCGCCTCTACGATCGGCTCGCGCACGAGAACGCGGACGCGGTGCGCAAGCACCTCGGCGCGGGGCTCGACTATCAGCGCCGGTTGATCCGGTTCATCGAGAACCACGACGAGCCGCGCGCCGCCGCGGTGCTGCCCGGCGGCCGGGACCGGGCCGCCGCCGTTGCCGTCGCCACGCTGCCCGGCGCGACGCTCTGGCACGACGGCCAGTTCGACGGGCGGCGCGTGCACCTGCCGGTGTTCCTGTCCCGGCGCCCGCAGGAGCCGGCCGACGAGGCGCTCGCGGCGTTCTACCGCCGGCTGCTGGGCGCGGCCGGGGCGGTCCGGCGCGGCGACTGGCGGCTGCTGGACTGCGGGGGATGGCCGGACAACCCCTCACACCAGGACCTGCTGGCGTGGGCCTGGCACGACGAGCTGCCGCACCACCTCGTGGTCGTCAACCTGTCCGCCGGCCCCGCGCAGGCCCGGGTGGCGCTGCCGTGGCCGGGCCTGCGCGGCGGGCGGTGGCGGCTGGTCGACCTGCTGGACGACGACCGGGCCTACGACCGGGACGGTGGCGACCTCGCGGACCAGGGCCTCTACGTCGACCTTCCGCCGTGGGGCCGCCACGTGTTCCGGGTGGAACCGGCCTGA